In Spirosoma aureum, a single genomic region encodes these proteins:
- a CDS encoding DedA family protein translates to MDFQELMLTYGYPILFLGVLLESEAFLLVGVYLAHRGYFSLAGVICVAALSSFVIAQFCYYLGHRYGSSFLTRRPRWQGRYNRVEKLMVRYGSTLVVGFRAFYGLRGAIPAAVGIASYPPIRFALLNAFGALLWAITVALAGHNLTQVGEEAFAFLHEQYKIVFIGIGILASIWIFYRLIIARRLKSQQTGARPI, encoded by the coding sequence ATGGACTTCCAGGAATTAATGCTGACCTATGGCTACCCCATCCTATTTCTTGGCGTATTGCTGGAAAGTGAAGCTTTTCTGCTGGTAGGTGTTTACCTGGCACACCGGGGATACTTCTCGCTGGCAGGCGTCATCTGTGTAGCTGCCCTATCTTCTTTTGTCATCGCTCAATTTTGTTACTACCTGGGACACCGTTATGGCAGTTCATTTCTGACCAGGCGGCCCCGCTGGCAAGGTCGCTATAACCGAGTGGAGAAATTGATGGTCCGCTATGGATCTACGCTGGTCGTGGGCTTTCGCGCGTTCTACGGCCTTCGTGGAGCCATTCCTGCCGCCGTTGGGATAGCTAGTTATCCTCCCATTCGCTTTGCCTTATTGAACGCATTCGGAGCACTGCTCTGGGCCATAACCGTTGCCCTGGCAGGGCACAATCTGACCCAAGTGGGAGAAGAGGCATTTGCGTTTCTCCACGAGCAATACAAAATCGTATTTATTGGGATCGGCATCCTGGCCAGTATTTGGATTTTTTATCGCCTGATCATTGCCAGAAGACTTAAAAGCCAACAAACTGGAGCTCGACCAATTTAA
- a CDS encoding helix-turn-helix domain-containing protein gives MEHNTLVLQVSGRFSLETATEKISMGIGEMLLIQKNQLGELTKTPLEGGTYQTIVISLKEDLLRQIALEEQIEIGQKYLGPPNVLIPANDFLRAFFQSVMPYVAHPQERITQAMGKLKVREAVHLLLHTKPELETFLFDFSEPYKLDMEKFMLSNFHYNVPVEQFARLTGRSLAGFKRDFQKIFGMAPRHWLQERRLAEARHLIETKHKKPSAIYLELGFESLSHFSHSFKRKYGKSPTEWSV, from the coding sequence ATGGAACACAATACCCTGGTATTGCAGGTGTCAGGTCGTTTCTCACTCGAAACGGCCACCGAAAAGATCTCGATGGGGATCGGTGAGATGTTACTGATCCAAAAAAATCAATTGGGGGAACTGACCAAGACTCCTCTGGAAGGCGGGACGTATCAAACCATTGTCATCAGTCTGAAAGAAGATCTGCTGAGGCAGATTGCCCTGGAGGAGCAAATCGAAATCGGTCAAAAATACCTGGGTCCACCCAACGTTCTGATTCCTGCAAACGATTTTTTGCGGGCTTTCTTTCAGTCCGTGATGCCCTATGTTGCTCATCCGCAAGAGAGAATTACTCAGGCTATGGGCAAGCTGAAAGTCAGGGAGGCTGTTCATCTTCTGCTACATACCAAGCCGGAACTGGAGACATTCTTATTCGACTTTTCGGAACCCTATAAGCTGGATATGGAAAAGTTCATGCTTAGCAATTTTCATTACAACGTTCCGGTTGAACAATTTGCCAGACTAACGGGTCGAAGCCTGGCGGGATTCAAGCGTGATTTCCAGAAGATATTTGGCATGGCACCCCGGCACTGGCTACAGGAAAGGCGGCTTGCAGAAGCCCGGCATCTAATCGAAACCAAGCACAAAAAACCCTCTGCGATCTACCTCGAACTTGGCTTTGAAAGTCTGTCTCATTTCTCGCATTCGTTTAAGCGAAAATACGGCAAGTCTCCCACCGAGTGGTCCGTTTAG
- a CDS encoding aldo/keto reductase, whose translation MTTITKINLGKNGPLVSKLGLGCMRMSSVWGGPTNDEHESEATIQLALDSGINFLNTGDFYGSGHNELLVGKAIKGRRDDAFISVKFGAIFYNGQWIGLDLRPVAIKNFINYSLVRLGIDTIDLYQPCRLDNSVPIEEVIGTIADLIQEGKVRYLGVSEITADQLRKAHSVHPVTALEIGYSLADRQIESDLLPAAKELGIGVVAFANTAEGLLTGEMKAPLPANDYHTHFSRFQGENLIRNLEKVNVLKQMATEKGYTPTQLAIAWVNRQGDHIMPLVSMSRRSRLPENIEAMEIEFTAEEMDTLTSQFSPGAILGGTYLQR comes from the coding sequence ATGACGACGATCACTAAAATAAATCTGGGTAAAAACGGGCCACTCGTTTCCAAACTTGGCCTAGGCTGTATGCGCATGTCGTCGGTATGGGGCGGTCCGACAAATGACGAGCATGAAAGTGAAGCAACCATTCAACTGGCGTTGGACAGCGGCATCAATTTCCTGAATACCGGAGACTTTTACGGAAGCGGCCACAACGAGCTGTTAGTTGGCAAAGCCATCAAAGGCCGGCGGGACGACGCTTTCATTAGTGTTAAATTTGGGGCTATTTTTTACAACGGTCAATGGATTGGGCTGGACTTGCGCCCTGTTGCCATCAAGAATTTTATCAATTATTCGCTGGTACGCCTGGGTATCGATACCATTGACCTGTATCAGCCATGCAGACTTGATAATAGTGTTCCCATTGAAGAGGTGATTGGTACAATTGCCGACCTGATCCAGGAAGGAAAAGTTCGTTACCTGGGTGTTTCTGAAATAACGGCGGATCAACTGCGCAAAGCCCATAGCGTTCACCCTGTAACTGCCCTGGAAATTGGGTATTCATTGGCCGATCGTCAGATTGAAAGCGACCTGCTTCCTGCAGCGAAGGAATTGGGTATTGGCGTCGTGGCCTTTGCCAATACAGCCGAAGGGCTACTCACTGGTGAGATGAAAGCACCCCTTCCGGCCAATGATTACCATACGCATTTCTCACGTTTTCAGGGCGAAAATCTGATCAGGAATCTGGAAAAGGTGAACGTATTAAAGCAAATGGCAACCGAAAAAGGATACACGCCGACCCAACTGGCCATCGCCTGGGTCAATAGGCAGGGCGATCATATCATGCCTTTGGTCAGCATGAGTCGACGATCGCGGCTCCCAGAAAACATCGAGGCCATGGAGATCGAGTTCACAGCTGAGGAGATGGATACACTGACTTCACAGTTTTCGCCGGGCGCGATCCTTGGCGGCACATATCTTCAGCGATAA
- a CDS encoding winged helix-turn-helix transcriptional regulator — translation MYKRKLPVELDCGLHLFMEVMNGKWKISLIWSIHSGIRRPGELQRKIPKASRRLLDTQLNQLVEHGILSKTSFDQLPLKVEYELTPLGQSLIPIIELTAQWGEDHRSLLEPLFAR, via the coding sequence ATGTACAAGAGAAAGTTACCGGTCGAACTCGACTGCGGCCTCCACCTGTTCATGGAAGTGATGAATGGGAAGTGGAAAATCAGCCTCATCTGGAGCATTCATTCTGGCATCAGGCGGCCGGGCGAATTACAGCGCAAGATTCCTAAAGCGTCACGAAGACTGTTAGACACCCAATTAAATCAGTTAGTGGAGCATGGAATCCTTTCCAAAACTAGTTTTGATCAATTGCCTTTGAAGGTAGAGTACGAACTCACACCACTGGGCCAGAGCTTGATTCCCATTATTGAGTTGACGGCTCAATGGGGCGAAGACCATCGAAGTTTATTAGAACCACTATTTGCCAGGTAG
- a CDS encoding HAMP domain-containing sensor histidine kinase produces MSLRTRLTLLFTAIVSVLLALFCGLLFKLADQYREHQFQERLLAEATTAGHLLLSQERIGPTLYKLLDKNHLTVLPEEEIIIYNTQNKLVYESGTDYLTLTPENLNHIRQSRRAVWKEANREIVGILFNDHQQPFVIVASAVDTYGTRTVMNLGKLLGVGWCVMIGLLLLAGRFFVGRMLRPISRINRQIDAITASNLSLRLPEESQGDELTRLVQRFNRMLSRLEEAFRLQRSFVSSASHELRTPLTAITGQLEVSLLADDEPDELRATLRSVLEDVRGLNRMANGLLALANASMDASAVPMAPVQLDTLLEQIRLEFQRIQPTYTIYLNIDSNTKGTPIWQMMGSEALLRTAFFNLLDNGGKFSPDRTVWVQLTSQDAAIQLTVHNTGSVIAPDQLAIIFSPFQRGRNATGHPGHGIGLALTERIIKLHQGQIQVDSSVDAGTTFTVILPH; encoded by the coding sequence ATGAGCCTCCGTACCCGACTGACCCTTTTGTTCACCGCCATTGTCTCGGTTTTATTGGCTTTGTTTTGCGGGCTACTGTTCAAGCTGGCCGATCAATACCGGGAGCACCAATTTCAGGAGCGTCTTCTGGCAGAAGCGACAACGGCGGGCCATCTGCTGCTGAGCCAGGAGCGAATTGGTCCAACCCTCTATAAATTACTGGACAAAAATCATCTGACGGTTCTTCCAGAGGAAGAGATTATCATTTACAATACACAGAACAAACTGGTCTACGAAAGTGGAACGGACTACCTCACGCTCACCCCCGAAAACCTGAATCACATTCGACAAAGCCGACGGGCGGTCTGGAAAGAAGCCAATCGTGAGATCGTGGGTATCTTATTTAACGACCATCAGCAGCCGTTTGTCATTGTAGCCTCCGCGGTGGATACGTATGGAACCCGTACGGTAATGAACTTAGGTAAACTACTCGGTGTGGGTTGGTGCGTCATGATTGGCCTGCTATTGCTCGCTGGCCGTTTTTTTGTGGGTCGTATGCTTCGGCCCATCAGTCGGATTAATCGACAGATCGACGCTATAACAGCTTCAAATCTCTCCCTGCGCTTACCCGAAGAATCGCAGGGCGACGAGTTAACCCGGTTAGTTCAGCGATTCAACCGGATGTTAAGTCGGTTGGAAGAGGCTTTCCGCTTGCAACGTTCGTTTGTATCGAGTGCTTCCCATGAATTACGAACGCCCCTCACCGCTATTACAGGTCAGTTGGAAGTCTCGCTGCTGGCCGACGATGAACCAGACGAGTTACGGGCTACGCTTCGGTCGGTTCTGGAGGATGTTCGTGGTTTAAACCGAATGGCCAATGGATTATTGGCGCTGGCCAATGCCAGCATGGATGCTTCCGCCGTACCAATGGCCCCTGTGCAACTGGACACCCTCCTTGAGCAGATCCGGTTGGAGTTCCAGCGAATCCAGCCGACGTATACGATTTATCTGAACATTGACTCGAACACGAAAGGAACCCCTATCTGGCAAATGATGGGTAGTGAGGCTCTATTGCGGACGGCTTTTTTTAATTTGCTGGATAACGGCGGAAAGTTCTCACCAGACCGTACCGTTTGGGTACAATTGACTAGCCAGGATGCCGCGATACAACTGACGGTTCATAACACAGGTTCCGTTATTGCCCCCGATCAACTGGCCATTATTTTCAGTCCCTTCCAGCGAGGGCGGAACGCCACTGGCCATCCCGGCCATGGAATCGGTCTGGCGCTTACGGAGCGCATAATCAAACTACACCAGGGACAGATCCAGGTTGATTCATCCGTTGACGCAGGAACAACCTTTACGGTTATCTTACCTCACTAG
- a CDS encoding aldo/keto reductase, giving the protein MKHKLFGTQTGLPASVLIMGGSQLGDRRGYGTPTQDALQLLAAYTDAGGNFIDISDQYQFGEAEETVGRFLEHKRHDFIICTKYTRSSQSDPSPANGGNHRKAMRQAIESSLKRLRTDYIDIYMPHFDDGVTPIEETVRGLEDLVTAGKVLYTGLANFPAWKVATIAASMPLTTIQIEYNLLQRTAERELTPMAEYVGLGIMGYSPLAGGLLTGKYRQGSSGRLTRTAADGSQEDERTKAVIDQLELMASELDATPGQIALAWVLSKAIFPIIGARTIAQLETSLKATDILLTANQVTRLDEVSAIAKGYPQEVLASVQNKY; this is encoded by the coding sequence ATGAAACATAAATTATTCGGAACACAGACCGGTTTACCTGCCAGCGTCCTGATTATGGGTGGTTCACAGTTGGGGGACCGCCGGGGTTATGGCACCCCCACTCAGGACGCACTTCAACTACTCGCGGCCTATACCGATGCCGGTGGAAACTTCATCGACATCTCTGACCAGTATCAGTTTGGCGAAGCGGAAGAGACGGTCGGTCGGTTTTTAGAGCACAAACGACACGATTTTATTATTTGTACCAAGTACACCCGGAGCAGTCAGTCAGACCCGTCGCCGGCCAATGGGGGTAATCACCGGAAGGCCATGCGCCAGGCAATAGAGAGCAGTCTGAAACGCCTGAGAACGGATTACATCGACATCTATATGCCGCATTTTGATGATGGTGTAACGCCCATAGAGGAAACCGTTCGTGGGCTGGAAGATCTGGTTACCGCTGGAAAAGTTTTATATACAGGGTTGGCTAATTTCCCCGCCTGGAAAGTGGCTACCATCGCTGCTTCTATGCCGCTGACGACGATTCAGATCGAATACAACCTGCTACAACGAACCGCAGAACGAGAGCTAACGCCAATGGCTGAATACGTTGGATTGGGTATAATGGGTTACTCTCCCCTGGCTGGGGGATTACTGACGGGGAAGTACCGGCAGGGATCCTCTGGGCGTTTGACACGTACTGCGGCCGATGGTTCTCAGGAAGACGAGCGAACAAAGGCAGTAATCGATCAACTGGAGCTGATGGCCAGCGAACTCGATGCCACTCCGGGACAGATAGCGTTGGCCTGGGTACTGAGTAAAGCAATATTTCCGATCATCGGCGCACGGACAATAGCCCAACTGGAGACTAGTTTGAAGGCGACTGATATTCTGCTAACTGCCAATCAGGTAACGCGTCTCGATGAGGTTAGCGCCATTGCGAAGGGTTATCCACAGGAGGTGCTTGCTTCAGTGCAGAATAAATACTGA
- a CDS encoding response regulator, which translates to MMSGVNAHLLVVEDEPKVAAFIKKGLQTQAYTVDVALTGEEGKQLFDTTPYKLVILDVNLPGLSGLDLAEYIRSQQSRLPILMLTALDTTADKLLGFEAGADDYLAKPFDFLELLARVKALLRRSTPNEEEMQILRVADLELDLHQRVARRRGESIDLTAREFSLLEYLMRNAGRVVSRVDIAEQVWDIGFDTGTNVIDVYISYLRAKIDKDSPVKLIHTLIGMGYVLKEK; encoded by the coding sequence ATGATGTCTGGTGTCAATGCTCATTTGTTGGTGGTTGAAGACGAACCTAAGGTAGCTGCGTTCATCAAAAAAGGACTTCAAACCCAGGCCTATACGGTCGATGTAGCGTTAACCGGTGAAGAAGGTAAACAGCTCTTCGACACGACGCCCTACAAACTGGTCATTCTGGATGTTAATCTGCCAGGTTTGAGTGGACTTGATCTGGCGGAGTACATCCGCAGTCAGCAAAGCCGGTTGCCGATTCTGATGTTGACGGCGCTGGATACGACCGCCGACAAACTACTGGGTTTTGAGGCTGGTGCTGACGATTACCTGGCCAAACCGTTTGATTTTCTTGAACTACTGGCTCGGGTAAAAGCCCTGCTCCGCCGGTCGACCCCAAATGAAGAAGAAATGCAAATACTTCGCGTGGCCGACCTGGAACTGGACCTTCATCAACGTGTAGCCCGTCGACGGGGAGAATCCATTGACTTGACCGCCCGTGAGTTTTCCCTGCTGGAGTACCTGATGCGCAATGCCGGACGGGTTGTTTCGCGGGTTGATATTGCTGAGCAGGTTTGGGATATCGGCTTCGATACCGGAACGAATGTGATTGATGTTTACATTAGTTACCTGCGCGCTAAAATCGACAAAGATTCACCCGTCAAACTCATTCATACCTTGATCGGAATGGGTTATGTGCTTAAAGAAAAATGA